Proteins encoded by one window of Anaeromyxobacter diazotrophicus:
- the uxx1 gene encoding UXX-star selenoprotein family 1, giving the protein MSAKRVSIYGKDTUPYTNAARVDFGKRGFEVQYFNVKRNPEALDRFLDLSGGDRRVPLIDEEGRISIGFNGS; this is encoded by the coding sequence ATGAGCGCCAAGCGCGTGAGCATCTACGGTAAGGACACCTGACCCTACACCAATGCCGCCCGTGTGGACTTCGGCAAACGTGGATTCGAGGTGCAGTACTTCAACGTGAAGCGGAACCCGGAGGCGCTCGACCGGTTCCTGGATCTCTCGGGAGGCGATCGGCGCGTCCCCCTCATCGACGAGGAGGGGCGGATCTCGATCGGATTCAACGGCAGTTGA
- a CDS encoding Fur family transcriptional regulator → MRAAPETSALPRRPDERPRRDPLAALGAFLQQKGLKHSRQRQAIAQIFFDMGGHVPVDALVARVREQDPRVSVATVYRTMKLLAECGLAVPRRFGEGQTRYEPADHHHGDAHDHLICTACGAIVEFESERITALQRRLARRHGFEVERRRVELYGRCAGCRGAAAKEPA, encoded by the coding sequence ATGAGAGCCGCCCCCGAGACCTCCGCGCTGCCGCGCCGCCCCGACGAGCGGCCCCGCCGCGATCCGCTCGCGGCGCTCGGCGCGTTCCTGCAGCAGAAGGGCCTCAAGCACTCGCGCCAGCGCCAGGCCATCGCGCAGATCTTCTTCGACATGGGCGGCCACGTGCCGGTCGACGCGCTGGTGGCGCGCGTGCGCGAGCAGGATCCGCGGGTGTCGGTCGCCACCGTGTACCGCACCATGAAGCTGCTCGCCGAGTGCGGGCTGGCGGTGCCGCGGCGCTTCGGGGAGGGGCAGACCCGCTACGAGCCCGCCGACCACCACCACGGCGACGCCCACGACCACCTCATCTGCACCGCCTGCGGCGCCATCGTCGAGTTCGAGAGCGAGCGCATCACCGCGCTGCAGCGGCGCCTGGCGCGCCGCCACGGCTTCGAGGTGGAGCGGCGGCGCGTCGAGCTGTACGGGCGCTGCGCCGGCTGCCGCGGCGCGGCCGCCAAGGAGCCTGCGTGA
- a CDS encoding metal-dependent transcriptional regulator codes for MNDTALHAHHVEELLETVFTEREQGRDALDGVLAHAAASHAGALDRGALAGLEAAGLLRLDGERVALTEAGEQRARAVVRRHRLTERLFRDLLQLSEDATESQACELEHILSPEATDSVCTLLGHPPTCPHGKAIPPGRCCGAAQKTVRSLVTGLPSFELGTPARIVFIAPRFHDRMDRLASLGVIPGSEIRLHQRSPSYVIEVGETTLALDPEIAQEIYVKRVEA; via the coding sequence ATGAACGACACCGCCCTGCACGCCCACCACGTCGAGGAGCTCCTGGAGACCGTCTTCACCGAGCGCGAGCAGGGGCGCGACGCCCTCGACGGCGTCCTCGCCCACGCGGCCGCCTCGCACGCCGGCGCGCTCGATCGCGGCGCGCTGGCGGGCCTGGAGGCGGCCGGGCTCCTCCGCCTGGACGGCGAGCGCGTCGCGCTCACCGAGGCGGGCGAGCAGCGGGCGCGGGCGGTCGTCCGGCGCCACCGCCTCACCGAGCGGCTCTTCCGCGATCTGCTCCAGCTCTCGGAGGACGCCACCGAGAGCCAGGCGTGCGAGCTCGAGCACATCCTCTCGCCCGAGGCGACCGACTCGGTCTGCACGCTGCTCGGCCACCCGCCCACCTGCCCGCACGGGAAGGCCATCCCGCCGGGCCGCTGCTGCGGCGCCGCGCAGAAGACGGTCCGCTCTCTGGTGACGGGGCTGCCCTCGTTCGAGCTCGGCACCCCGGCGCGGATCGTGTTCATCGCCCCGCGCTTCCACGACCGGATGGACCGGCTCGCCTCGCTCGGGGTCATCCCGGGCAGCGAGATCCGGCTCCACCAGCGCTCGCCCTCGTACGTGATCGAGGTGGGCGAGACCACGCTCGCGCTCGACCCCGAGATCGCGCAGGAGATCTACGTGAAGCGGGTCGAGGCCTGA
- a CDS encoding diguanylate cyclase — MAVGERPGTSDGSAADDPPAAAAPERARADPAQLLEANRKLRESAQRHDDLLALAAEDLRSPAASLLRGLRRLRRTGGAGPELDALLAEARRVALVADGLVALRSVEGGSVPLRRRRPADLHELVERVASTRAERARARGVELAREVPPYRITLAADAERLEEVVGALVDGALSRSRSGDRIRLTLQASPGGARLVVEDRRPASTRPPRPRRRAPARLAEIGMGLAVCRSLAELHGGGLEVTVHGDRRAIELRLPLAATEVLEPAASSSVTVRARLLVVDDDEDAREALAMMLGDEYDVLLAADGLEALEAAQATRPDLVLMDLYMPRMDGLAALEALRADPATADVPVILISARGDDLTRSRSLDLGALDFLSKPFSGRELKARIERTLRLTRRETLLQELARTDALTGLPNVRAFRARLHDEVKRARRYRTPLACVMVDMDNLKPINDQLGHAAGDAAIRAVGEVIRRELRETDFAARYGGDEFVVLLPHTSAAEARVLTERVRDRLTEAAPEVRGSLVKVAASFGVAALDEGPLDQAADALVRRADTALYAAKRAGRGQVVAHVPGDPDGDAAAP, encoded by the coding sequence ATGGCGGTCGGCGAGCGACCAGGGACGAGCGATGGTTCGGCGGCGGACGATCCGCCCGCCGCGGCCGCGCCCGAGCGCGCCCGCGCCGACCCGGCCCAGCTCCTCGAGGCCAACCGGAAGCTGCGCGAGTCGGCGCAGCGCCACGACGACCTGCTCGCGCTGGCGGCCGAGGACCTGCGCAGCCCGGCGGCGTCGCTCCTGCGAGGCCTGCGGCGGCTGCGGCGCACGGGCGGCGCCGGGCCGGAGCTCGACGCGCTCCTCGCCGAAGCCCGGCGGGTGGCGCTCGTCGCCGACGGCCTGGTCGCGCTGCGCAGCGTCGAGGGCGGCAGCGTGCCCCTGCGCCGCCGCCGGCCGGCCGACCTGCACGAGCTCGTCGAGCGCGTCGCCTCCACCCGCGCCGAGCGCGCGCGCGCGCGGGGCGTCGAGCTCGCGCGCGAGGTGCCGCCCTACCGGATCACGCTCGCGGCCGACGCCGAGCGGCTGGAGGAGGTGGTGGGCGCGCTCGTCGACGGCGCCCTGTCGCGCAGCCGCAGCGGCGACCGCATCCGGCTCACGCTCCAGGCCTCGCCCGGCGGGGCACGGCTGGTGGTGGAGGATCGCCGCCCCGCCTCCACCCGCCCCCCGCGCCCGCGCCGCCGCGCCCCGGCCCGGCTGGCCGAGATCGGCATGGGGCTCGCGGTCTGCCGGAGCCTGGCCGAGCTCCACGGCGGCGGCCTGGAGGTGACGGTCCACGGCGACCGGCGCGCCATCGAGCTGCGGCTGCCGCTGGCCGCGACCGAGGTCCTCGAGCCCGCGGCGTCCTCCTCCGTCACCGTCCGGGCGCGCCTGCTGGTGGTGGACGACGACGAGGACGCGCGCGAGGCGCTCGCCATGATGCTCGGCGACGAGTACGACGTGCTGCTCGCCGCCGATGGGCTGGAGGCGCTCGAGGCGGCGCAGGCGACGCGCCCCGACCTCGTGCTCATGGACCTCTACATGCCGCGCATGGACGGGCTGGCGGCGCTGGAGGCGCTCCGCGCCGACCCGGCCACCGCCGACGTGCCGGTCATCCTCATCTCGGCGCGCGGGGACGACCTCACGCGCTCGCGCAGCCTCGACCTCGGCGCGCTCGACTTCCTCTCGAAGCCCTTCTCCGGGCGCGAGCTCAAGGCGCGCATCGAGCGCACCCTCCGCCTCACCCGGCGCGAGACGCTGCTGCAGGAGCTGGCGCGCACCGACGCGCTCACCGGGCTCCCCAACGTGCGCGCCTTCCGCGCGCGGCTCCACGACGAGGTGAAGCGCGCCCGCCGCTACCGGACGCCGCTCGCCTGCGTCATGGTCGACATGGACAACCTGAAGCCCATCAACGACCAGCTCGGGCACGCGGCCGGCGACGCCGCCATCCGCGCGGTGGGGGAGGTCATCCGGCGCGAGCTGCGCGAGACCGACTTCGCCGCGCGCTACGGCGGGGACGAGTTCGTGGTCCTGCTCCCCCACACCAGCGCGGCCGAGGCGCGCGTGCTGACCGAGCGGGTGCGCGATCGGCTGACCGAGGCGGCGCCGGAGGTGCGGGGCAGCCTGGTGAAGGTGGCCGCCTCCTTCGGCGTGGCCGCGCTCGACGAAGGCCCGCTCGATCAGGCGGCCGACGCGCTGGTGCGGCGCGCCGACACGGCGCTCTACGCCGCGAAGCGCGCCGGCCGCGGCCAGGTGGTGGCGCACGTCCCCGGCGACCCCGACGGCGACGCCGCGGCGCCCTGA
- the bfr gene encoding bacterioferritin, protein MKVSQKVIDLLNEVLTNELTAINQYFLHARMCQNWGYERLWHRVRDESIDEMKHADRVIARVLYLEGFPNVQRLGKVTIGQTVDEQLKLDRALEQHAIPVLNQGIETCRQEGDNGTADLLEDILEDEEEHLDWLEAQLTLVDQVGLQNYLAEQIKQEGK, encoded by the coding sequence ATGAAGGTCAGCCAGAAGGTGATCGACCTCCTCAACGAGGTCCTCACGAACGAGCTCACCGCCATCAACCAGTACTTCCTCCACGCGCGCATGTGCCAGAACTGGGGGTACGAGCGGCTCTGGCACCGGGTCCGCGACGAGTCGATCGACGAGATGAAGCACGCCGACCGCGTCATCGCGCGCGTGCTCTACCTCGAGGGCTTCCCCAACGTGCAGCGGCTGGGGAAGGTGACCATCGGGCAGACGGTGGACGAGCAGCTCAAGCTCGACCGCGCGCTCGAGCAGCACGCCATCCCGGTGCTGAACCAGGGCATCGAGACCTGCCGCCAGGAGGGCGACAACGGGACCGCCGACCTGCTGGAGGACATCCTGGAGGACGAGGAGGAGCACCTCGACTGGCTCGAGGCGCAGCTGACGCTGGTCGACCAGGTCGGGCTCCAGAACTACCTGGCGGAGCAGATCAAGCAAGAGGGGAAGTAG
- a CDS encoding Fis family transcriptional regulator — translation MPEIDEELIARALRWCADAGRPSSPQAVRDALAPLSWDELLAARALLADPPPARPLGPRALSELARGASPAEAAAREQAGDFGEGGVPRPAPEAEAAPRRASGGTRRGRKAAGPVVHRARDRAAPAAPAAPVWPRLDDLHASEGRAVLERLVREHGARRAPLVAALAAAWRRGDGTPPDAEDLARLLDVHGLTRGFERRERDELLHALRAAGGVRRAAAAAVGLTAEELEAALQRLGAAAAAESIRASHREELRRRELLSDRAHLLLTEEVRLVDLGLLAEFEADLRARLPEHARALRASRAGPLAAALAESLGLGPSDPERLAARLGLALETLAGSGPASARPAPPPRPGSGRPGRAGVRSGTGASRSGGGSPRSWSATPRSAAAPRPSGSRSPAARPSAGGGRPGRVGARASGARSPGRPGRGGPRPGRPAPRKPPAR, via the coding sequence ATGCCGGAGATCGACGAGGAGCTCATCGCGCGCGCGCTCCGCTGGTGCGCCGACGCCGGCCGCCCCTCCTCGCCCCAGGCCGTCCGCGACGCCCTGGCGCCGCTCTCCTGGGACGAGCTGCTGGCGGCGCGCGCGCTGCTCGCCGATCCGCCCCCCGCCCGCCCGCTCGGTCCCCGGGCGCTGTCGGAGCTGGCGCGAGGCGCCTCCCCCGCCGAGGCGGCCGCTCGCGAGCAGGCCGGCGACTTCGGCGAGGGCGGCGTCCCGCGGCCCGCGCCCGAGGCCGAGGCCGCGCCGCGCCGCGCGTCCGGCGGCACCCGGCGTGGTCGCAAGGCCGCCGGCCCGGTGGTGCACCGCGCGCGCGACCGCGCCGCGCCGGCGGCGCCCGCGGCGCCGGTCTGGCCGCGCCTCGACGACCTCCACGCGAGCGAGGGCCGCGCCGTGCTGGAGCGGCTGGTGCGCGAGCACGGCGCCCGGCGGGCCCCCCTGGTCGCGGCGCTGGCCGCGGCCTGGCGGCGCGGCGACGGCACCCCGCCCGACGCGGAAGACCTGGCGCGGCTGCTCGACGTCCACGGCCTCACCCGCGGGTTCGAGCGGCGGGAGCGCGACGAGCTGCTGCACGCGCTGCGCGCCGCCGGGGGCGTGCGCCGCGCCGCCGCGGCCGCGGTCGGCCTGACCGCCGAGGAGCTCGAGGCGGCGCTGCAGCGCCTGGGCGCCGCCGCCGCCGCCGAGTCGATCCGCGCCTCGCACCGCGAGGAGCTGCGCCGGCGCGAGCTGCTCTCCGATCGCGCGCACCTCCTGTTGACGGAGGAGGTGCGCCTCGTCGACCTGGGCCTGCTGGCCGAGTTCGAGGCGGACCTGCGCGCGCGCCTGCCGGAGCACGCCCGCGCGCTGCGCGCCTCGCGCGCCGGCCCGCTGGCGGCGGCGCTGGCGGAGAGCCTCGGCCTCGGGCCCAGCGATCCGGAGCGCCTCGCCGCTCGGCTCGGCCTGGCGCTGGAGACCCTGGCCGGCTCGGGTCCGGCGAGCGCCCGGCCCGCGCCGCCGCCGCGTCCGGGCTCCGGGCGGCCGGGGCGCGCCGGCGTACGGTCCGGCACCGGCGCCTCGCGCTCCGGGGGCGGGAGTCCGCGATCCTGGAGCGCGACTCCGCGCTCGGCCGCCGCTCCGCGCCCGTCCGGCTCGCGGTCGCCGGCGGCCCGGCCCTCCGCCGGCGGCGGGCGGCCCGGCCGCGTCGGGGCTCGCGCTTCGGGCGCCCGGTCTCCGGGGCGGCCCGGGCGCGGCGGGCCTCGTCCCGGCCGGCCCGCGCCGCGGAAGCCCCCCGCGCGCTGA
- the feoB gene encoding ferrous iron transport protein B produces MTPPSSAPARSTPFDRKEVAAAPRSVILVGNPNVGKSVLFGALTGKYVTVSNYPGTTVEVTRGSAVLDGQPWHVMDTPGTNNLTPMSEDEQVTRDILMKERDYACLQVCDAKNLRRGLLLTAQLAEAGVPFVLALNMADEAKSRGFHVDAAPLAEALGVDVVPTVAVERKGLPQLVTALGRARRSRFAPRYDEAIEAALAELEPLMPSRGGLSRRALAVMALAGDASLGEHLAAELPEADLQRLEEIRRRLAARYPESLRFVVSRQRLAAVDRLHDAVVTRGARTVGSSFSRRLGGWSTHPLLGLPILLGVLFACYEFVGVFGAKTAVDFLENTVFYEHLVPWMDRLVRWAVPAKGLQEFLVGPPGVPFRDHGGFLVGRYGVFSMGLSYGMAIVLPIVTTFFIAFSVLEDSGYLPRLAVMVNKVFKRMGLNGKAVLPMVLGLGCDTMATMTARIMETRKERVIVTLLLALGVPCSAQLAVIFAMLAGVGPVAAAWFAGAVLAVLFLVGWLAAKVIPGRGSDFILELPPLRVPQAGNIAVKTLARIEWYLREALPLFVLGTLILWGLDRVHGLQVLERAAAPVVVGVLQLPKEAASAFILGFLRRDYAAAGLFMHYEPFMKAGTMTRAMEVEVVTALVTITLFIPCIANFFMILKERGWKTGVAIAGFILPFSVGVGALLNVLMRRFYL; encoded by the coding sequence GTGACCCCCCCGTCTTCCGCCCCCGCCCGCAGCACGCCGTTCGACCGCAAGGAGGTCGCGGCCGCGCCCCGGTCGGTGATCCTGGTCGGCAACCCGAACGTCGGCAAGAGCGTCCTCTTCGGCGCGCTCACCGGCAAGTACGTCACGGTCTCGAACTACCCCGGCACCACCGTCGAGGTGACGCGCGGCTCGGCGGTGCTCGACGGCCAGCCCTGGCACGTGATGGACACGCCGGGGACGAACAACCTCACCCCCATGTCGGAGGACGAGCAGGTCACGCGCGACATCCTGATGAAGGAGCGCGACTACGCCTGCCTGCAGGTCTGCGACGCGAAGAACCTGCGCCGCGGCCTGCTCCTCACCGCCCAGCTGGCGGAGGCCGGCGTCCCCTTCGTGCTCGCCCTCAACATGGCGGACGAGGCGAAGAGCCGCGGCTTCCACGTCGACGCCGCGCCGCTGGCCGAGGCGCTGGGGGTGGACGTGGTGCCGACCGTGGCGGTCGAGCGCAAGGGGCTGCCGCAGCTGGTGACGGCCCTCGGCCGCGCCCGGCGCTCGCGCTTCGCCCCGCGCTACGACGAGGCGATCGAGGCGGCCCTGGCCGAGCTGGAGCCGCTCATGCCGTCGCGGGGCGGGCTTTCGCGGCGGGCGCTGGCGGTGATGGCGCTCGCCGGCGACGCCTCGCTCGGCGAGCACCTCGCGGCGGAGCTGCCCGAGGCCGACCTGCAGCGGCTGGAGGAGATCCGCCGCCGGCTGGCGGCCCGCTACCCGGAGTCGCTGCGGTTCGTCGTCTCGCGCCAGCGGCTGGCGGCGGTGGACCGGCTGCATGACGCGGTGGTGACGCGCGGCGCGCGCACGGTCGGGAGCAGCTTCTCCCGGCGGCTCGGCGGCTGGTCCACGCACCCGCTGCTCGGGCTGCCCATCCTGCTCGGCGTCCTGTTCGCCTGCTACGAGTTCGTGGGCGTGTTCGGCGCCAAGACCGCGGTCGACTTCCTCGAGAACACCGTCTTCTACGAGCACCTCGTGCCGTGGATGGACCGGCTGGTGCGCTGGGCGGTCCCGGCGAAGGGCCTGCAGGAGTTCCTGGTCGGCCCGCCCGGCGTGCCGTTCCGCGATCACGGCGGCTTCCTGGTCGGGCGCTACGGCGTGTTCTCGATGGGCCTCAGCTACGGCATGGCCATCGTGCTGCCCATCGTCACCACCTTCTTCATCGCCTTCAGCGTGCTGGAGGACTCGGGGTACCTGCCGCGCCTGGCGGTGATGGTGAACAAGGTCTTCAAGCGGATGGGCCTCAACGGCAAGGCCGTCCTGCCCATGGTGCTCGGGCTCGGCTGCGACACCATGGCCACCATGACCGCCCGGATCATGGAGACGCGCAAGGAGCGCGTCATCGTCACGCTCCTGCTGGCGCTCGGGGTCCCCTGCAGCGCGCAGCTCGCCGTCATCTTCGCCATGCTGGCCGGGGTGGGGCCGGTCGCGGCGGCCTGGTTCGCCGGCGCGGTGCTGGCGGTGCTGTTCCTCGTCGGCTGGCTCGCCGCCAAGGTCATCCCGGGCCGCGGCTCGGACTTCATCCTCGAGCTGCCGCCGCTGCGGGTGCCGCAGGCGGGCAACATCGCGGTGAAGACGCTCGCCCGGATCGAGTGGTACCTGCGCGAGGCGCTGCCGCTCTTCGTCCTCGGCACGCTCATCCTGTGGGGCCTCGACCGCGTGCACGGGCTCCAGGTGCTGGAGCGCGCCGCCGCCCCGGTGGTGGTGGGCGTGCTGCAGCTGCCCAAGGAGGCCGCCAGCGCCTTCATCCTCGGCTTCCTCCGCCGCGACTACGCCGCGGCCGGGCTCTTCATGCACTACGAGCCGTTCATGAAGGCCGGCACCATGACCCGGGCGATGGAGGTCGAGGTGGTGACCGCGCTCGTCACCATCACGCTCTTCATCCCCTGCATCGCCAACTTCTTCATGATCCTGAAGGAGCGGGGCTGGAAGACCGGCGTCGCCATCGCCGGCTTCATCCTGCCCTTCTCGGTGGGCGTGGGCGCGCTGCTCAACGTGCTCATGCGCCGCTTCTACCTGTGA
- a CDS encoding (2Fe-2S)-binding protein yields MIVCSCRAVSEQALREAACAGLSPAEVEAQTGAGGDCGCCREEVAYILSRAAGPCRAGGACPGCPRRQAA; encoded by the coding sequence GTGATCGTCTGCTCCTGCCGGGCCGTCTCCGAGCAGGCCCTGCGCGAGGCGGCGTGCGCGGGCCTCTCCCCCGCCGAGGTCGAGGCCCAGACGGGGGCGGGCGGCGATTGTGGCTGCTGCCGCGAGGAGGTCGCCTACATCCTCTCGCGGGCGGCGGGCCCGTGCCGCGCCGGCGGCGCGTGCCCGGGCTGCCCGCGCCGCCAGGCGGCGTGA
- a CDS encoding HEAT repeat domain-containing protein has translation MAVSPTEGWAAAPRLLRKARLALYVLLLAAAAVTLFGAPALEQAVREGRAPRAALILAPALLAAFIALFAAYRFTLVRAGRYLAGKAFVQVGLMVLVLTLALPGSLERWRSAGTVREVDLSRHLRAPDAEARALAAELARHRDPPDALRYVPRLIELLEDGSPEVRRQARASLVALAGQDAGGEGAEAVPKWRAFWRAHGVSELR, from the coding sequence ATGGCCGTGTCGCCGACCGAGGGGTGGGCTGCCGCGCCCCGGCTGCTGCGCAAGGCGCGCCTCGCCCTGTACGTGCTCCTGCTGGCCGCCGCGGCGGTGACGCTCTTCGGCGCGCCGGCGCTGGAGCAGGCGGTGCGCGAGGGCCGGGCGCCCCGCGCCGCGCTCATCCTGGCCCCGGCGCTGCTGGCCGCCTTCATCGCCCTGTTCGCCGCCTACCGCTTCACGCTGGTGCGCGCCGGCCGCTACCTGGCGGGCAAGGCCTTCGTCCAGGTGGGGCTGATGGTGCTGGTGCTCACGCTGGCGCTGCCCGGGTCGCTCGAGCGCTGGCGCTCGGCCGGCACGGTGCGCGAGGTGGACCTCTCGCGCCACCTGCGCGCGCCCGACGCCGAGGCGCGCGCGCTCGCCGCGGAGCTGGCGCGGCACCGGGATCCCCCGGACGCGCTCCGCTATGTGCCGCGGCTCATCGAGCTGCTCGAGGACGGCTCGCCCGAGGTGCGGCGGCAGGCGCGCGCCTCGCTGGTGGCGCTGGCCGGCCAGGACGCGGGCGGGGAGGGCGCCGAGGCGGTGCCGAAGTGGCGCGCCTTCTGGCGGGCGCACGGGGTCTCCGAGCTCCGCTGA